A stretch of the Leguminivora glycinivorella isolate SPB_JAAS2020 chromosome 2, LegGlyc_1.1, whole genome shotgun sequence genome encodes the following:
- the LOC125242300 gene encoding LOW QUALITY PROTEIN: roundabout homolog 3-like (The sequence of the model RefSeq protein was modified relative to this genomic sequence to represent the inferred CDS: inserted 1 base in 1 codon): MVAGAIKADKRTCDQFGIVLLYLLLVFTGVTNAQSRAPRIKEHPADTIXGRSEPATLRCVAEGKPKPTIQWYKDAVPLAPTDHPHRVLLEDGLLFLRVMRGKKENDEGVYWCVARNSAGEAVSKNATLTIAVLRDDFRTEPRDVKVAGGEPALLECLAPRGAPEPSVHWTKDGHVVDVDVNGRISLLDGSNLKILESLPSDSGVYRCVASNVAGERQSRPATLLVLRRPHFLVKPNNITALIGQNIEFHCQASPESDVSVTWSRDSGTLSPYAIVRRGSLRIDRVVSSDGGTYTCRAESQAGSSSASAILTVHSLPHFTRVPSDQTAWEGEEVSFSCEAEGTPKPLIFWTMEGSQELVFPKASHGSGTLYLDKVLIRHAGRLTCVAVSEAGSSLHTATLQVLRREANSFNAEIDSSTPYTELSKPQNHPPMTQYELVQARRYLQQDVLTLRRVEGISANTLKIVWEVMTDYNEYLEGVKIWFNGTSLNQQHMMEFQNPASNTSTGNVIRSKFGNFSMTTVHNSGSSSHVLTGLMPYSQYDVFIMPFYKLLLGKPSNLKSGFTEEDVPSAPPQSVTAGVINATSAWIRWDPPPLHTWNGELSGYLIEVRVGGSAGGRVVGQMSLGARTRAAAASSLRAGGRYSARAAAVTRRGHGPFSAPAHLHMLPTHTQRQYVQTEPARDKAILSMFQETWLLALCLTLLVLILATTGTVVYIRTRHSKQRKSQNSTGSAITNAQQCLLGKEAVWLRERPLFEGSNEPRIEILNCHQSLLHGARSTGTMTMEAEYTLPQQQNNISMMPHEEQGRIPPEPYASSAIYTELNYPVHTDAEDSCMKCAVSPGSYDNSMVRSFADSNQYSNEECSTCCRSSSSTLTKDYSEMTKCGNDVDEMQDMSIDDCPSCKTHHSRSSSHHDENKEWAIAEVEYDYPQWHWLGKENSFRSNGEGPRYAAEDRNDQNCRMNLCDILPPPPYERESPYREMHAFTNHSGASGCSGHTYRS, translated from the exons ATGGTCGCGGGTGCAATTAAGGCAGATAAACGAACATGCGACCAGTTCGGGATCGTGCTTTTGTATcttttactcgtttttactggTGTCACAAATG CCCAAAGCCGAGCCCCGCGGATCAAGGAACACCCAGCGGACACTA GTGGGCGGAGCGAACCCGCAACGCTGCGGTGCGTGGCTGAAGGCAAGCCTAAACCGACCATACAGTGGTACAAGGATGCGGTACCACTGGCGCCCACGGATCACCCTCATAGGGTGTTGCTTGAAGATGGACTACTGTTTCTTAG GGTTATGCGGGGCAAGAAGGAAAACGACGAGGGCGTGTACTGGTGTGTGGCTCGGAACTCTGCGGGGGAGGCGGTCAGCAAGAACGCCACACTCACTATTGCTG TCCTACGCGATGACTTTAGAACAGAGCCTCGAGACGTAAAGGTGGCAGGAGGCGAGCCGGCTTTGCTGGAGTGTTTAGCGCCCAGGGGAGCTCCGGAGCCGTCTGTGCACTGGACCAAAGATGGTCACGTGGTTGATGTAGACGTTAATGGCCG aatatcGTTACTAGACGGTAGTAATCTTAAGATCCTGGAAAGTCTTCCATCAGACAGTGGAGTGTATCGGTGTGTGGCATCGAACGTTGCTGGTGAACGCCAGTCGCGTCCCGCGACATTACTCGTGTTACGCAGGCCGCATTTTCTAGTGAAACCCAATAACATAACGGCGCTGATAGGCCAGAACATTGAATTCCATTGTCAA GCATCTCCTGAATCCGACGTGTCAGTGACTTGGTCTCGAGACAGTGGGACGTTATCGCCATATGCTATAGTCCGGCGAGGATCGTTGAGGATAGACCGGGTCGTGTCGTCAGACGGAGGCACCTATACATGCCGAGCGGAGAGCCAAGCTGGGTCCAGCAGCGCTAGTGCCATACTTACTGTACATT CCTTACCTCATTTCACTCGAGTGCCATCCGATCAAACTGCGTGGGAAGGAGAAGAGGTTTCTTTTTCATGCGAGGCTGAAGGTACCCCaaagcccttaattttttggacaATGGAAGGATCTCAg GAATTGGTGTTCCCAAAAGCTAGTCACGGTTCTGGCACGTTGTATTTAGATAAAGTGTTGATTCGACATGCCGGCAGACTAACTTGCGTGGCCGTCAGTGAAGCAGGGAGTTCTTTACATACTGCCACGCTGCAG GTATTAAGAAGAGAAGCGAACTCATTTAACGCTGAGATAGATTCTTCAACTCCTTATACAGAATTAAGTAAACCACAAAACCACCCACCGATGACGCAGTACGAGTTAGTACAAGCACGCCGGTACTTACAACAAGATGTGCTTACTTTGAGACGAGTTGAAGGAATATCCGCGAACACGTTGAAAATTGTTTGGGAA GTTATGACTGATTACAACGAATATTTAGAAGGAGTTAAAATCTGGTTTAACGGAACATCTTTAAATCAACAACACATGATGGAATTTCAAAATCCAGCATCAAATACATCTACAGGCAATGTTATTCGATCAAAGTTCGGAAACTTTTCAATGACAACCGTTCATAACAGCGGATCATCTAGCCATGTTTTAACTGGATTAATGCCTTACTCTCAATACGACGTGTTCATAATGCCATTCTACAAACTATTGTTGGGCAAACCTTCAAATTTGAAAAGTGGCTTCACTGAGGAAGACG TGCCGTCAGCGCCGCCGCAGAGCGTTACTGCGGGAGTGATTAATGCTACGTCTGCTTGGATTCGCTGGGATCCACCTCCGCTGCATACTTGGAATGGTGAACTGTCGGGATACCTA ATTGAGGTACGCGTTGGAGGTAGTGCCGGAGGTCGTGTAGTGGGACAAATGTCGCTGGGCGCGCGCACGCGTGCGGCTGCGGCCAGCTCCTTACGCGCAGGCGGACGATACAGCGCGCGCGCCGCTGCTGTCACGCGCCGTGGCCATGGGCCTTTTAGTGCGCCCGCGCATTTACATATGCTACCAACGCATACCCAAAGACAATACGTCCA AACGGAACCGGCGAGAGACAAAGCAATATTGTCGATGTTCCAAGAAACTTGGCTGCTGGCGCTCTGTTTAACTTTATTAGTGCTAATCCTGGCTACTACCGGCACCGTTGTTTATATTAGGACTCGACATTCGAAGCAACGAAAAAGTCAGAATTCTACTG GAAGCGCCATAACTAACGCTCAACAGTGTCTGTTAGGAAAAGAAGCTGTATGGCTTCGGGAAAGACCACTATTTGAAGGCTCTAATGAACCAAGAATAGAGATTTTAAACTGCCATCAAAGTTTACTTCATG gcGCCAGATCGACTGGTACTATGACAATGGAAGCAGAATACACCCTTCCACaacaacaaaacaatataagCATGATGCCTCATGAAGAACAGGGAAGAATTCCACCAGAGCCATATGCATCAAGCGCTATTTATACAGAACTGAACTACCCT GTTCACACCGACGCAGAAGATTCGTGTATGAAATGTGCAGTAAGCCCGGGATCCTATGATAACAGTATGGTCAGATCATTCGCAGACAGCAACCAATATTCCAACGAAGAGTGCTCCACGTGTTGTCGAAGCAGTAGTTCCACTTTGACAAAAGACTACAGCGAGATGACTAAATGTGGAAACGATGTTGATGAAATGCAAGATATGTCAATAGATGACTGCCCGTCATGTAAGACACATCATTCTAGATCTTCCAGTCATCACGATGAAAATAAAGAATGGGCTATAGCAGAAGTAGAATACGATTATCCTCAATGGCATTGGTTGGGTAAAGAGAACAGTTTTCGGAGCAATGGCGAAGGTCCACGATACGCTGCAGAAGATAGAAACGATCAAAATTGTAGGATGAATCTTTGTGACATCCTTCCTCCACCTCCATATGAAAG AGAGTCTCCCTATCGAGAAATGCACGCATTTACAAATCACTCAGGGGCATCAGGTTGTTCAGGACATACGTATCGAAGCTAA